Proteins from one Deltaproteobacteria bacterium genomic window:
- a CDS encoding YkgJ family cysteine cluster protein — protein MPKPSAHTYINISTNLRLFGQEHQLSFRVPQKPCRWNDVLEQLQYLTDEVVSAGTAKTIREGKPVSCGKGCGICCSQIVPISEVEAFVLRDLIRHLPAMRRKIIYARFATAQQHFEKVGLWSRLINPDAISVEEYQDFSLEYFSYNIPCPFLDEGSCSIHPQRPLVCREYLVTNDPIACANPGNGKVIDGVELPSSVSDALKVSSRSNTKYGWVPMIAILKWTENKAMIKQSAPGQELLRTIIESMTARPVT, from the coding sequence ATGCCTAAACCCTCAGCTCATACTTATATTAATATTTCTACTAACTTACGTTTATTTGGCCAAGAGCATCAACTCTCATTTCGTGTGCCTCAAAAGCCATGTCGTTGGAATGATGTCTTAGAACAACTGCAATACCTTACTGATGAAGTGGTTAGCGCAGGCACGGCAAAGACTATACGCGAGGGTAAACCTGTAAGCTGCGGCAAAGGCTGTGGGATTTGTTGCTCACAAATTGTGCCCATTTCTGAAGTTGAAGCTTTTGTCTTACGTGATTTAATCCGGCACCTGCCTGCTATGCGACGCAAAATTATCTATGCACGTTTTGCTACTGCTCAACAACATTTTGAAAAGGTGGGCTTGTGGTCACGCTTAATTAACCCAGATGCAATCTCAGTTGAAGAGTATCAAGATTTTAGTCTTGAGTATTTTAGTTATAATATACCATGCCCTTTTCTTGATGAAGGTTCATGTTCAATTCATCCACAGCGACCGCTGGTATGTCGAGAATATTTAGTTACTAACGACCCAATTGCATGCGCCAATCCTGGTAACGGTAAGGTAATAGACGGAGTTGAATTGCCCAGTAGCGTCTCAGACGCACTTAAGGTTAGTAGCCGGAGCAATACTAAATATGGTTGGGTACCAATGATTGCAATTTTAAAGTGGACTGAAAATAAAGCTATGATTAAGCAAAGCGCCCCAGGGCAAGAATTATTACGTACAATTATTGAGAGTATGACCGCAAGACCGGTCACTTAA
- a CDS encoding sigma-70 family RNA polymerase sigma factor has product MPSRAISRAHDEDCLRLHFNAAKSGDHEALQAMLQIIGPTIVSTVRRILGNQNSEIEDIAQQAMIGFVQALARFRSECSIKSFANRIAVLTALKARRFLAKRDRLVFYDTFNVEELEINTRSQSICSISQGQLRQVLATSLAILPETIQQIP; this is encoded by the coding sequence GTGCCATCACGTGCTATTTCTCGCGCGCATGATGAAGATTGTCTACGTTTGCATTTTAATGCGGCTAAATCCGGTGACCATGAAGCCCTGCAAGCGATGCTGCAAATTATCGGGCCAACTATAGTTAGTACAGTACGGCGTATACTAGGCAATCAAAATTCAGAAATTGAAGATATAGCTCAGCAAGCAATGATTGGTTTTGTGCAAGCGTTAGCTAGATTCCGCAGTGAGTGCTCTATTAAAAGTTTTGCCAATCGGATTGCAGTGCTTACGGCACTTAAAGCCCGTCGTTTTCTGGCAAAGCGTGATCGCTTGGTGTTCTATGATACTTTCAATGTTGAAGAATTAGAAATTAACACGCGCTCTCAATCTATCTGTTCTATCTCACAGGGGCAGCTACGTCAGGTTTTAGCAACTTCGCTAGCAATACTACCAGAGACAATTCAGCAAATACCTTAA
- a CDS encoding succinate dehydrogenase/fumarate reductase iron-sulfur subunit — translation MKITLKIWRQKKADTKGKLVAYDLNNIDPKQSFLETLDTLNQQLIAKGEEPVAFESDCREGICGVCGLYISGTAHGPLRETTTCQLHMRTFKDGETITVEPWRAKPFKVIKDLVVDRSPFDRIIQAGGFVSVNAGNAPDGNIVPISKKAADTAMDAAACIGCGACVAACKNGSAMLFVAAKVAHLAHLPQGSIEGQKRVRAMIAQMDAEGFGSCTNTYECGAVCPKGISVDFIAEMNRRWLGATLFDSK, via the coding sequence ATGAAAATAACCCTGAAAATATGGCGACAAAAAAAAGCTGACACTAAAGGTAAATTAGTTGCATACGACTTGAATAATATTGACCCTAAACAATCATTTCTCGAAACTCTTGATACCTTAAATCAGCAATTAATTGCTAAAGGTGAAGAGCCGGTTGCTTTTGAATCTGATTGTCGCGAAGGTATTTGCGGGGTTTGTGGGTTGTATATTAGCGGTACGGCCCATGGTCCATTGCGCGAAACAACTACTTGTCAGTTACATATGCGCACCTTTAAAGATGGTGAGACCATAACTGTTGAACCCTGGCGTGCCAAACCGTTTAAGGTGATTAAAGATTTAGTGGTTGACCGTAGCCCCTTTGATCGCATTATTCAAGCTGGCGGCTTTGTTTCAGTTAATGCCGGCAATGCGCCTGATGGCAACATTGTGCCCATAAGTAAAAAAGCTGCTGACACTGCAATGGATGCTGCGGCTTGCATTGGCTGTGGTGCTTGCGTGGCGGCATGCAAAAACGGCTCGGCGATGCTGTTTGTGGCCGCCAAAGTTGCCCACCTTGCTCACTTGCCCCAAGGTAGCATCGAGGGTCAAAAACGTGTACGTGCCATGATTGCGCAAATGGATGCTGAAGGTTTTGGTAGTTGTACTAATACTTATGAATGCGGCGCCGTCTGCCCTAAAGGCATTTCGGTTGACTTTATTGCCGAGATGAATCGACGATGGTTAGGGGCGACGCTTTTTGACAGTAAATGA